The proteins below are encoded in one region of Clostridium pasteurianum DSM 525 = ATCC 6013:
- a CDS encoding FtsW/RodA/SpoVE family cell cycle protein, which yields MDSIKEEKRLLRVTYLFCIISFFNIFLIKTPFDNVALIIGGIICILMGYSNFIVRRFFPDGDKYILIFACILSNIGMVMIYRLKPADAIKQIIFFVVGIVIFILIVVILPELKKYVKFRYIFLVLTLVFISMPTLLGAADVNGSQNWVHFGGFSFQPSEFAKLFLIAYLASAFSKYKNFKQLIEPAFIVMVSLGFMVLQKDLGSALIFFAISVTMLYICTGKFKYVLICLLLFSAGAFISYKLFGHVRLRVMIWQDPWPYKTNQSYQVVQSMYSIAWGGLFGTGLGLGYPGFVPINDSDFIFASISEEMGVLMGFAIMILYFLLFYRCMRAALFAEDKFSRLLAVGYSAMIGAQVLVIVGGVTNMIPLTGITLPLVSYGGTSMIITFMALGILQKISEGGR from the coding sequence ATGGATAGTATAAAAGAAGAAAAGCGGTTGCTTAGAGTTACATATCTTTTTTGTATAATAAGTTTTTTTAATATATTTTTGATAAAAACACCCTTTGATAATGTAGCACTTATTATAGGTGGAATTATATGTATACTTATGGGATATTCAAACTTTATAGTTAGAAGATTTTTCCCTGATGGAGATAAATACATTCTCATTTTTGCCTGCATACTTTCAAATATAGGTATGGTTATGATATATAGACTAAAGCCCGCTGATGCCATAAAGCAGATTATATTTTTTGTGGTTGGAATTGTAATCTTTATTTTGATAGTGGTTATATTACCAGAGCTAAAAAAATATGTGAAGTTTAGATATATATTTCTTGTATTAACCCTGGTATTTATATCTATGCCTACTCTACTAGGGGCTGCTGATGTTAACGGTTCCCAGAACTGGGTTCATTTTGGCGGCTTTAGTTTTCAACCATCAGAGTTTGCAAAATTATTTTTAATTGCCTATTTGGCATCTGCTTTCAGTAAATATAAGAATTTTAAACAACTTATAGAACCGGCATTTATAGTAATGGTTTCGCTTGGTTTTATGGTATTGCAGAAAGACCTTGGTTCTGCACTTATATTTTTTGCTATATCAGTAACTATGTTATATATTTGTACTGGTAAATTTAAATATGTTTTAATTTGTCTATTGTTGTTTTCAGCAGGAGCTTTTATAAGCTATAAACTGTTCGGGCATGTAAGACTTAGAGTTATGATATGGCAGGATCCATGGCCTTATAAGACGAATCAAAGTTATCAGGTAGTGCAATCAATGTACTCTATAGCTTGGGGAGGATTATTCGGAACCGGTTTAGGGCTAGGATATCCAGGATTTGTGCCAATAAATGATTCTGACTTTATATTTGCATCCATAAGTGAAGAAATGGGAGTACTTATGGGATTTGCAATAATGATTTTATATTTCTTGTTATTTTATAGATGTATGAGAGCAGCTCTATTTGCAGAAGATAAATTTTCAAGGCTTTTAGCAGTTGGCTACAGTGCGATGATAGGTGCTCAGGTATTGGTAATAGTAGGGGGGGTCACAAATATGATTCCACTTACGGGGATTACCCTGCCACTTGTAAGTTATGGAGGTACTTCCATGATTATTACATTTATGGCACTTGGCATACTGCAAAAGATCTCTGAAGGAGGAAGGTAA
- a CDS encoding FHA domain-containing protein — translation MILNNLYLGLVLETSGFSKLSLIFKIFIIAVIYLIIAFALRIMYKDMKSGDKKRVKRKKTFGLEVVDGGMNNMVRKGSVIPIDREVTIGRKEDNTVVLAEEYISGHHARIYMKNNNYIFEDLNSTNGTIVNGQKIQEKVYIRPGDKIEIGTIVFKVIG, via the coding sequence TTGATACTTAATAATTTATATCTAGGATTAGTACTAGAGACTTCAGGTTTTAGTAAATTAAGTCTCATCTTTAAAATATTTATTATTGCAGTAATATATTTAATAATTGCTTTTGCACTTAGAATAATGTATAAAGACATGAAAAGTGGAGATAAGAAGCGAGTAAAAAGAAAAAAGACCTTTGGTTTAGAAGTTGTAGATGGCGGAATGAATAATATGGTAAGAAAGGGTTCAGTGATACCCATAGACCGTGAAGTAACTATAGGACGAAAAGAAGATAATACAGTTGTACTTGCTGAGGAATATATTTCAGGTCATCATGCAAGAATTTATATGAAAAATAATAATTATATATTTGAAGACTTAAACAGCACTAATGGTACTATAGTAAATGGACAAAAAATACAGGAGAAAGTGTATATTCGTCCAGGAGACAAAATAGAAATAGGAACAATTGTATTTAAGGTAATAGGATAG
- a CDS encoding peptidoglycan D,D-transpeptidase FtsI family protein — protein MNDISVGIKKVLFVFLLLFIVVISYVAYFEVYVAPKIVNNTDNKRLWAKRNEVLRGTIYDRNKNALTKSSRVNTLTQKREYTGGAVFAHVLGYVNPSYGITGLESKYDQYLMGANDMSIVQYLKEFIANKGSVKKEDKKGNDLITTLDSDVQKQAYNLLSNTGQKGAVVALNPKTGEILAMVSAPSFNPNDSELTAQWKSISTDKSRPLLNRAVSGLYPPGSTFKTVTAISALENISGVMNQTFNDTGGIRFNSKYALNNFGGEVLGSINLKQAYIHSSNQIFGTLGLTLGNNKLKKTAEDFYFNKDIPSDGIVIDKSRFPTYDSSEPGNIAQSAIGQSQDLATPMQMALVASTIANDGVMMKPYLVNSVISSTGNTIMTYKPESIGNVTTPEIAATMKEFMRGVVTDGTGGNADISGLNVCGKTGTADHQDTSNARPHSWFIGFAPMENPKIAVAVIVEDGGQGGIQAAKIAAGVIKTSLSK, from the coding sequence TTGAATGATATTTCCGTTGGAATAAAGAAGGTATTGTTTGTTTTTCTCTTATTATTTATAGTGGTTATATCTTATGTTGCATATTTTGAAGTATATGTGGCTCCTAAAATTGTAAATAATACAGATAATAAAAGACTTTGGGCTAAAAGAAATGAAGTATTGAGAGGAACTATTTACGATAGAAATAAAAATGCTCTTACAAAGAGTTCAAGGGTTAATACATTAACTCAAAAAAGAGAGTACACTGGTGGTGCCGTATTTGCGCATGTACTGGGCTATGTGAATCCAAGTTATGGAATAACTGGCCTTGAATCTAAGTATGATCAATATCTTATGGGTGCAAATGATATGAGTATAGTGCAGTATTTAAAAGAATTTATAGCTAATAAGGGCTCTGTAAAAAAGGAAGATAAAAAGGGAAATGACCTTATTACCACTCTTGATAGTGATGTACAAAAACAAGCCTATAATCTATTGAGTAATACTGGACAAAAAGGGGCGGTAGTGGCACTTAATCCTAAAACTGGTGAAATATTGGCCATGGTATCAGCACCTTCTTTTAATCCAAATGATAGTGAACTTACAGCACAGTGGAAATCAATTTCTACTGATAAAAGCAGACCCTTATTAAATAGAGCTGTATCTGGTCTATATCCGCCTGGTTCTACTTTTAAAACTGTTACAGCTATAAGTGCATTAGAAAATATTAGTGGAGTTATGAATCAAACTTTTAATGATACTGGAGGAATTAGATTTAATTCAAAGTATGCACTTAATAACTTTGGAGGAGAAGTCCTTGGAAGTATAAACTTAAAACAAGCTTATATACACTCTAGTAATCAAATATTTGGTACCTTAGGTTTGACTTTAGGTAATAATAAGCTAAAAAAGACAGCAGAGGATTTTTATTTTAATAAAGATATACCTAGTGATGGTATTGTCATAGATAAAAGTAGATTTCCTACTTATGATTCCAGTGAACCGGGAAATATAGCACAAAGCGCTATAGGACAAAGTCAGGATCTTGCTACACCCATGCAGATGGCATTGGTAGCAAGTACCATAGCTAACGATGGAGTAATGATGAAGCCCTATCTTGTTAATTCTGTAATATCAAGTACAGGAAATACTATAATGACTTATAAACCTGAAAGTATAGGAAATGTTACTACTCCTGAAATAGCTGCCACTATGAAGGAATTTATGAGAGGTGTTGTAACAGATGGTACTGGAGGAAATGCAGATATAAGTGGTTTAAATGTATGTGGAAAAACTGGTACAGCAGATCATCAGGATACATCAAATGCAAGGCCTCATTCATGGTTTATTGGATTTGCACCTATGGAAAATCCTAAAATTGCAGTAGCTGTAATTGTGGAAGATGGAGGTCAGGGAGGTATCCAGGCAGCTAAAATAGCTGCTGGGGTTATAAAAACTTCACTTTCAAAATAG
- the uvrA gene encoding excinuclease ABC subunit UvrA, with amino-acid sequence MQDKIVIKGAKVNNLKNVSLTIPRDKFVVFTGLSGSGKSSLAFDTLYAEGQRRYVESLSSYARQFLGQMDKPDVEYIEGLSPAISIDQKTTGRNPRSTVGTVTEIYDYLRLLYSKVGIPHCPKCGKEIRQQTIDQMVDKILELPERTKIQILSPVIRGRKGEHVKVLENIKKNGFVRARIDGEIQEIEGESIKLEKNKKHHIDAIVDRIVIKDGIKSRLTDSLETALKLAEGIVIVNIIDGEDMLFSESFACPDCNISIGELAPRMFSFNSPFGKCDTCDGLGTLMEIDEDLVIPDKEKSISEGAIAPWGEGRLKEDSWTYSILTALQKRYNFTIDTPVKDLDPEVLDIILYGTKGEKLVVYYNKDNQNMQFNHQYEGIINELRRRYMESNSEYIKNEIENYMSDNPCPKCKGARLKPEVLAVTVGDKNIFEFCSLPIRDELNFINNLELSEKDKIISNQILKEIKDRLKFLIDVGLDYLNLTRAARTLSGGESQRIRLATQIGSSLVGVLYILDEPSIGLHQRDNDKLIATMKHLRDIGNTLIVVEHDEDTIKEADFIVDVGPGAGEHGGEIVAAGDLQYIKNCKESITGQYITGEKKIDVPKKRRKFSDNFIKIIGAKENNLKNIKVNFPIGVLTCVTGVSGSGKSTLVNEILYKGLNKKINHSKANPGKHKEIQGIENIDKIIDINQSPIGRTPRSNPATYTGVFDIIRELFSVTNDAKMRGYKPGRFSFNVKGGRCEACKGDGIIKIEMQFLSDVYVPCEVCKGKRYNRETLEIKYKNRNIDDVLNMTVEEAVKFFENIPRIKNKLDTLMDVGLGYIRLGQPSTQLSGGEAQRIKLAYELSKRSTGKTLYILDEPTTGLHIDDVSRLVEILQRLVDTGNTVVVIEHNLDVIKCADYIIDLGPEGGEKGGNILCTGTPEDIVKNNLSYTGQYLKKML; translated from the coding sequence TTGCAGGATAAAATAGTTATTAAAGGTGCTAAGGTAAACAATTTAAAAAATGTTAGTCTCACTATACCTAGAGATAAATTTGTTGTATTTACAGGACTTTCTGGATCGGGAAAATCTTCTTTAGCTTTTGATACTCTTTATGCAGAAGGTCAGAGGAGATATGTAGAATCATTATCTTCCTATGCAAGACAATTTTTAGGGCAAATGGATAAGCCGGATGTAGAATACATTGAAGGACTTTCTCCAGCTATATCTATTGATCAAAAAACTACAGGAAGAAATCCAAGATCTACTGTTGGAACAGTTACAGAAATATATGACTATTTAAGATTGCTTTATTCTAAGGTAGGTATTCCTCACTGTCCAAAATGTGGTAAGGAAATAAGACAACAGACCATTGATCAAATGGTGGATAAAATTTTAGAACTACCAGAAAGGACCAAAATACAAATATTATCACCAGTAATTAGAGGAAGAAAAGGTGAACATGTAAAAGTACTGGAAAATATTAAGAAAAATGGATTTGTAAGGGCAAGGATTGATGGGGAGATACAGGAAATTGAAGGTGAATCAATTAAGCTTGAAAAAAATAAAAAACATCATATAGATGCAATTGTGGATAGAATTGTTATAAAAGATGGAATAAAGAGCAGACTTACAGATTCATTGGAAACGGCTTTAAAACTTGCAGAAGGAATTGTAATAGTGAATATAATTGATGGAGAGGATATGCTCTTTAGTGAAAGTTTTGCATGTCCTGATTGTAATATAAGTATTGGAGAATTAGCTCCAAGAATGTTTTCCTTTAATTCACCTTTTGGGAAATGTGATACTTGTGATGGACTTGGAACCCTTATGGAGATTGATGAGGATTTAGTTATACCAGATAAGGAGAAAAGTATATCAGAAGGTGCCATAGCTCCTTGGGGAGAAGGAAGACTAAAGGAAGATTCCTGGACCTATAGTATACTTACAGCTCTTCAAAAAAGATATAATTTTACTATAGATACCCCTGTAAAAGATTTGGATCCTGAAGTATTAGATATAATATTATATGGAACTAAAGGGGAGAAACTTGTAGTCTATTATAATAAAGACAATCAAAACATGCAGTTTAACCATCAGTATGAAGGTATTATAAATGAACTTAGAAGAAGATATATGGAAAGTAATTCTGAATATATAAAAAATGAAATAGAAAATTATATGAGTGATAATCCCTGCCCTAAGTGTAAAGGAGCTAGATTAAAACCAGAGGTATTAGCGGTTACAGTGGGAGATAAAAATATATTTGAATTTTGCAGCTTACCCATAAGAGACGAACTCAACTTTATAAATAATTTGGAATTAAGTGAAAAGGATAAAATAATAAGTAATCAGATACTTAAAGAAATAAAAGACAGACTGAAATTTTTAATTGATGTAGGGTTAGATTATTTAAATCTTACAAGAGCGGCTAGAACCCTCTCAGGAGGAGAATCACAGAGAATTAGACTTGCTACTCAAATAGGATCAAGTCTTGTAGGGGTTTTATACATACTTGATGAACCAAGCATTGGTCTTCATCAAAGAGACAATGATAAATTAATAGCTACTATGAAACATTTAAGGGATATAGGAAATACATTAATAGTAGTTGAACATGATGAAGATACTATAAAAGAAGCAGATTTTATAGTAGATGTAGGACCTGGAGCAGGAGAACATGGAGGAGAAATAGTTGCAGCTGGTGATCTTCAATATATTAAAAATTGTAAAGAATCTATAACTGGTCAATATATTACTGGAGAGAAAAAGATAGATGTACCAAAAAAAAGAAGAAAATTCAGCGATAATTTTATTAAAATAATTGGTGCTAAGGAAAATAATTTGAAAAATATAAAGGTAAATTTCCCAATAGGAGTATTAACTTGTGTAACTGGAGTTTCTGGATCGGGAAAGAGTACTCTTGTCAATGAAATATTATATAAAGGACTTAACAAAAAAATAAATCACAGTAAGGCTAATCCAGGAAAACATAAGGAAATTCAGGGGATAGAAAATATTGATAAAATAATAGATATAAATCAGAGCCCTATTGGAAGGACACCAAGATCTAACCCGGCTACCTATACTGGAGTATTTGATATAATAAGAGAATTATTTTCTGTAACAAATGACGCTAAGATGAGAGGGTATAAACCTGGAAGATTTAGTTTTAATGTTAAAGGTGGAAGATGCGAAGCCTGCAAAGGTGATGGAATTATAAAAATAGAGATGCAATTTCTATCAGATGTATATGTACCCTGTGAGGTATGTAAAGGAAAGAGGTATAATAGGGAAACTTTGGAGATAAAATATAAAAACAGGAATATAGACGATGTACTGAATATGACTGTAGAAGAAGCAGTGAAGTTTTTTGAAAATATACCTAGGATTAAAAATAAACTAGATACATTAATGGATGTAGGATTAGGATATATAAGACTTGGGCAGCCTTCAACACAACTTTCTGGAGGGGAAGCTCAGAGAATAAAGCTTGCCTATGAATTATCTAAGAGAAGTACTGGGAAAACTCTTTATATATTAGATGAACCTACTACGGGGCTTCATATAGATGATGTAAGCAGGCTTGTTGAAATACTTCAGAGACTTGTGGATACTGGAAATACTGTAGTAGTTATAGAACATAATTTAGATGTAATAAAGTGTGCAGATTATATTATCGATTTAGGACCAGAAGGCGGGGAAAAAGGAGGAAATATATTGTGCACAGGTACTCCTGAGGATATAGTAAAAAATAATTTATCTTATACAGGACAATATTTAAAAAAAATGCTATAA
- the uvrC gene encoding excinuclease ABC subunit UvrC, producing the protein MFDFKYQLKLLPDKPGVYLMKNSLGEVIYVGKAKILKNRVRQYFQSSKNHSEKVKAMVKNIAEFEYIVTDSEIEALILECNLIKKYKPRYNILLKDDKHYPFIKITTNEDFPRIFVTRIIAKDGAKYFGPYVDVSAVYETMELIKKIFPIRTCKRTIIENGNITRPCLNYHINLCTAPCAGLISKEDYSKTVGEIINVLNGKDSIIIKQLKMDMEKASEEMDFERAAFLRDKIIALNKVSEKQKIMTGSFENEDFINLDSDEKDTCVNIFFVRNGKIVGREHFMLENTSGEDKAIIISQFIKEFYGGTAFIPKNIYVPDILDVELLEQWLTMKRGSKVEIKIPQKGDKKNLLEMVKRNASATLDQFKLKILQDKALHKETLQDLAHILNLEELPNRIEAYDISNIQGVDSVGSMVVFEKGKPKNSDYRRFKIKTVKGANDYDSMREILIRRFKRGLDEVKAIEERNLELSAGKFCIFPDLILMDGGLGQINIALEVLKKLNIDIPVCGMVKDDRHNTRGLIYNSEELFLKKNSNVMHFITRIQDEVHRFAISYHRSLRDKRILHSVLEDIPNIGAKRRKELLKKFGSIDNIKKASYKELLSIDSIDTKAANSILDYFGKASLEK; encoded by the coding sequence ATGTTTGATTTCAAGTATCAGCTAAAGCTTTTGCCAGATAAACCAGGAGTTTATCTTATGAAGAATTCTCTAGGTGAAGTTATATATGTGGGTAAAGCTAAAATTTTAAAAAATAGAGTTAGACAATATTTTCAAAGTTCTAAGAATCATTCTGAGAAAGTAAAAGCTATGGTGAAAAATATAGCTGAATTTGAATATATCGTTACAGATTCTGAGATAGAAGCTTTAATTTTAGAATGTAATTTAATAAAAAAATACAAACCGCGATATAATATTTTGCTTAAAGATGACAAACACTATCCTTTTATAAAAATAACTACAAATGAAGATTTTCCAAGAATTTTTGTAACAAGAATTATTGCAAAAGATGGAGCAAAATATTTTGGACCCTACGTAGATGTTTCGGCAGTATATGAAACTATGGAGCTAATAAAAAAAATATTTCCTATAAGAACCTGTAAAAGAACTATAATAGAGAATGGAAATATTACAAGACCGTGCCTTAATTATCATATAAATCTTTGTACGGCACCTTGTGCAGGGCTTATAAGTAAAGAGGATTATAGTAAAACTGTAGGAGAAATTATAAATGTTTTAAATGGAAAGGATAGTATTATAATTAAGCAGCTTAAAATGGATATGGAAAAAGCTTCAGAAGAGATGGACTTTGAGAGGGCAGCTTTTTTAAGAGATAAAATTATAGCTTTAAATAAAGTAAGTGAAAAACAGAAAATAATGACAGGCAGTTTTGAAAATGAAGATTTTATAAATTTAGACAGTGATGAAAAGGATACCTGTGTAAATATATTTTTTGTGAGAAATGGAAAAATAGTTGGAAGAGAACATTTTATGCTTGAAAATACTTCTGGAGAAGATAAAGCTATAATCATATCCCAATTTATCAAAGAATTCTATGGTGGAACAGCTTTTATACCTAAAAATATATATGTACCAGATATATTGGATGTAGAACTTTTAGAACAGTGGCTTACTATGAAAAGAGGTTCAAAGGTAGAAATTAAAATTCCTCAAAAAGGTGATAAGAAGAATTTATTGGAAATGGTAAAAAGGAATGCTTCCGCTACTCTAGATCAATTTAAATTAAAGATATTACAAGATAAAGCTTTACATAAGGAAACTTTACAGGATTTAGCTCATATACTAAATCTTGAAGAACTTCCTAATAGAATTGAGGCCTATGATATTTCTAATATTCAGGGAGTTGATTCCGTTGGTTCAATGGTGGTATTTGAAAAAGGAAAGCCCAAAAATAGTGATTACAGGCGTTTTAAAATAAAGACAGTTAAGGGAGCCAATGATTATGACAGTATGAGGGAAATACTTATCAGAAGATTTAAAAGGGGATTGGATGAGGTTAAAGCTATAGAAGAGAGAAATTTAGAATTAAGTGCGGGAAAGTTCTGTATTTTCCCAGATCTTATACTTATGGATGGCGGACTGGGACAAATAAATATAGCTTTAGAGGTTTTAAAAAAATTAAACATAGATATACCTGTTTGTGGTATGGTTAAAGATGATAGACATAATACAAGAGGACTTATATATAATAGCGAAGAATTGTTTTTGAAAAAAAACTCAAATGTAATGCATTTTATTACTAGAATTCAAGACGAAGTTCACAGATTTGCTATAAGTTATCATAGAAGTCTTAGAGATAAAAGAATTCTTCACTCTGTATTAGAGGATATACCTAATATAGGTGCTAAGAGAAGAAAAGAGCTTTTAAAAAAATTTGGAAGCATAGATAATATAAAAAAAGCTTCTTATAAGGAATTATTAAGTATAGATTCTATTGATACTAAGGCTGCAAATAGTATATTAGATTATTTCGGTAAGGCATCTTTAGAAAAATAG
- a CDS encoding metal-dependent hydrolase, with amino-acid sequence MTGKTHAVMGASVGIAISSKIPGELSIIAVIILIISSLLPDIDHPKSIFNKYILPVKNKMVKVSVYGGIGTILIVFNIFYRNIPELMVIGMVLIIVAFSSHRMGFTHSILGMIVFAFIVNYRALQYNNIYLVYYFIIGYSTHIIGDMCTNRGVPLFYPLKGKNIKFPFTFRVGSNNGKFIEDIIVIISILYIAYRFPMLLKLK; translated from the coding sequence ATGACAGGAAAGACTCATGCTGTAATGGGAGCATCTGTTGGAATTGCAATAAGCAGTAAGATTCCTGGAGAATTGAGTATTATAGCGGTGATAATTCTTATTATTTCATCACTGCTGCCAGATATAGATCATCCTAAAAGTATATTTAATAAATATATATTACCAGTAAAAAATAAAATGGTTAAGGTAAGCGTGTATGGAGGCATAGGGACAATATTAATAGTATTTAATATATTTTATAGGAATATACCTGAACTTATGGTGATTGGAATGGTACTGATAATTGTTGCTTTTTCATCGCATAGAATGGGATTTACACATAGCATATTAGGTATGATTGTATTTGCATTTATAGTAAATTATAGGGCTTTACAATATAATAATATCTATTTAGTTTATTACTTTATCATAGGATATAGTACACATATCATAGGTGATATGTGTACTAATAGGGGAGTGCCTCTTTTCTATCCCTTAAAAGGTAAAAATATAAAATTTCCCTTTACTTTTAGAGTAGGATCTAATAATGGAAAATTCATTGAAGATATTATAGTGATTATTTCTATTTTATACATAGCTTATCGATTTCCAATGCTCCTTAAGTTAAAATAG
- the uvrB gene encoding excinuclease ABC subunit UvrB: MGKFKICSKFKPTGDQPDAIDKLVKGVQSGNKFQTLLGVTGSGKTFTMANIIERLQKPTLVLAHNKTLAAQLCSEFREFFPDSAVEYFVSYYDYYQPEAYVPQTDTYIEKDASINDEIDKLRHSATSALFERQDVVIVASVSCIYGLGNPDEYKKLSISLREGMEKDRDQVLKKLIEIQYERNEINFIRGTFRVRGDTLDIFPASSTSKAIRVEFFGDEIDKIKEFDVLTGNIIGELKHTVIFPASHFATSRDRLEVAINKIEAELEERLKQLTAEDKLLEAQRLKQRTNFDIEMMREVGYCTGIENYSRIMDGRSVGEPPKTLIDYFPEDFMLFIDESHVTLPQVKAMYGGDRSRKNTLVEYGFRLPSAFDNRPLKFEEFEKKFHDVIFVSATPAKYELEHSTNVAEQIIRPTGLLDPEIIVLPVKGQIDDLYGKINETIDKGFRILVTTLTKKMAEDLTDYLKGMNIKTRYMHSDIDTIERMKIIQGLRKKEFDVLVGINLLREGLDIPEVALVAILDADKEGFLRSETSLVQTIGRAARNSESKVIMYADTITRSMDKAISETNRRRTIQIEYNTKNGIVPTTVKKDIREILEISKVAEEKAEYNSLEEAVNANNENIEKVIKKYEEEMKQAAKDLQFETAARLRDTIFNLKKKLKKK, translated from the coding sequence ATGGGTAAATTTAAAATATGTTCAAAATTTAAGCCTACAGGAGATCAGCCTGATGCTATAGATAAATTGGTGAAAGGAGTCCAAAGTGGCAATAAATTTCAGACTTTGCTTGGAGTTACAGGGTCAGGAAAAACTTTTACCATGGCTAACATAATTGAAAGATTACAAAAACCAACTTTAGTATTAGCACATAATAAGACTTTGGCAGCACAATTATGTTCTGAGTTCAGAGAATTTTTTCCAGACAGTGCAGTGGAATATTTTGTATCTTATTATGATTATTACCAACCTGAGGCCTATGTACCTCAAACGGATACATATATAGAAAAAGATGCATCTATAAATGACGAAATAGATAAATTAAGACACTCAGCTACATCGGCACTTTTTGAGAGACAGGATGTAGTCATTGTAGCTTCTGTATCTTGTATTTATGGATTAGGTAATCCTGATGAATATAAAAAGTTATCCATTTCCTTAAGAGAAGGTATGGAAAAGGATAGAGATCAGGTGTTAAAGAAGCTTATAGAAATTCAATATGAAAGAAATGAGATAAACTTCATCAGAGGAACTTTTAGAGTCAGAGGAGACACACTGGACATTTTTCCAGCATCCTCTACCAGTAAAGCTATAAGAGTGGAGTTTTTCGGAGATGAAATTGACAAAATAAAAGAATTTGATGTATTAACTGGAAATATAATAGGTGAACTTAAGCATACCGTTATTTTTCCAGCATCCCATTTTGCTACTTCAAGAGATAGATTAGAAGTAGCTATAAATAAGATAGAAGCTGAGCTTGAAGAAAGACTTAAACAACTTACAGCAGAAGACAAACTTTTAGAGGCACAGAGACTTAAGCAGAGAACTAATTTTGATATAGAAATGATGAGAGAAGTGGGATATTGCACCGGTATTGAAAATTATTCCAGGATTATGGATGGAAGATCCGTGGGAGAGCCACCCAAAACACTTATAGACTATTTTCCGGAGGATTTTATGTTGTTTATTGATGAAAGCCATGTAACACTTCCTCAGGTTAAAGCTATGTATGGTGGTGACAGATCTAGAAAAAATACACTTGTAGAATATGGATTTAGGCTTCCATCGGCTTTTGATAACAGACCTCTTAAATTTGAAGAATTTGAGAAAAAATTTCACGATGTAATTTTTGTCAGTGCCACGCCCGCTAAATACGAATTGGAGCATTCAACTAATGTGGCAGAGCAGATAATAAGACCTACTGGATTACTGGATCCTGAGATAATTGTCCTTCCAGTTAAAGGCCAGATAGATGATTTGTATGGAAAGATAAATGAAACTATAGATAAGGGCTTTAGAATATTAGTTACTACTCTTACAAAGAAAATGGCTGAGGATTTGACAGATTATTTGAAAGGGATGAATATTAAAACTAGATATATGCACTCTGATATAGATACTATAGAGAGAATGAAAATCATTCAGGGACTCAGAAAAAAAGAATTTGATGTTTTAGTGGGAATCAACCTTTTAAGAGAAGGGCTGGATATTCCAGAGGTAGCTTTAGTAGCTATTTTAGATGCAGATAAAGAGGGTTTTTTGAGATCAGAAACATCTCTTGTTCAGACTATAGGAAGGGCAGCAAGGAATTCTGAAAGTAAAGTTATAATGTATGCAGACACTATAACTAGATCTATGGATAAGGCTATAAGTGAAACCAATAGAAGAAGAACTATACAAATAGAATACAATACAAAAAATGGAATTGTTCCTACCACTGTAAAAAAAGATATAAGAGAAATACTGGAGATATCTAAAGTGGCAGAAGAAAAAGCTGAGTATAATAGTTTAGAAGAGGCAGTAAATGCAAATAATGAGAATATAGAGAAAGTAATTAAAAAATATGAAGAAGAAATGAAACAGGCAGCTAAAGACCTTCAATTTGAAACTGCTGCAAGACTTAGGGATACAATTTTTAATCTTAAGAAAAAGCTGAAGAAAAAATGA